A region of Anolis sagrei isolate rAnoSag1 chromosome 2, rAnoSag1.mat, whole genome shotgun sequence DNA encodes the following proteins:
- the F2R gene encoding proteinase-activated receptor 1, whose translation MAMGQPRFLLLLLLLVVRPSRSLPFGYNDFLGCLLKNDSMAPPRSFPMSRRNDFEQISWDDPDAENDFDLGSGFGNQTTPKLFSVSKDTERYLTGVWLTLFVPSVYTLVAIVSLPLNIMAILVFLIKMKMKKPAIVYMFNLASADVLFASMLPFKIGYHFSGNNWVLGPEMCRFVTATFYCNMYCSILLVMVISIDRFLAVVYPMESLSWRTLSRASVVCIAIWIVSIAGVIPLLITEQTQEIPHLNITTCYDVLNQEDLEGYYFIFFTVFSLLFFFVPLIVCSVCYICIIWRLSSSDIAAKQSKKTRALFLSVAVFSIFVLCFGPTNVLLIAHYIHFSYRSYSGSIYFVYLLCICISSISCCIDPLVYYFASSECKRHLCNLLCCKVNDDPCSQSTSDQLMMRASRRGTCTSTLGNSVYRKLLT comes from the exons ATGGCCATGGGGCAGccccgcttcctcctcctcctgcttctgctggTGGTCCGCCCTTCGCGCTCCCTTCCCTTCGGATACAATG aTTTCCTAGGATGTCTTCTCAAGAATGATAGCATGGCGCCACCACGATCTTTTCCCATGTCCAGAAGAAACGATTTTGAACAGATTTCATGGGACGACCCTGATGCTGAAAATGATTTCGACCTTGGATCAGGTTTTGGCAATCAGACCACACCAAAATTATTCTCTGTGTCTAAAGATACTGAAAGATACCTGACTGGTGTGTGGCTGACCCTTTTTGTGCCATCAGTCTACACTTTAGTTGCCATAGTGAGCCTTCCTCTGAACATCATGGCAATTCTTGTGTTCCTGATAAAAATGAAGATGAAAAAGCCAGCCATAGTATACATGTTCAACCTAGCTTCTGCAGATGTACTCTTTGCAAGCATGCTTCCTTTTAAGATTGGCTACCATTTTTCTGGAAACAACTGGGTGCTTGGTCCGGAAATGTGTCGCTTTGTCACTGCTACATTTTACTGCAACATGTATTGTTCCATATTACTGGTAATGGTGATAAGCATTGACCGTTTCCTGGCCGTGGTGTACCCAATGGAGTCTCTGTCATGGCGCACATTAAGTCGCGCCTCCGTGGTGTGCATTGCCATTTGGATTGTTTCCATTGCTGGAGTCATACCTCTGCTTATCACGGAGCAAACCCAGGAAATACCTCACTTAAACATTACAACATGTTATGATGTGTTGAATCAAGAGGATCTTGAAGGATATTACTTCATATTTTTCACAGTTttctctttgcttttcttttttgtgcCATTAATTGTTTGTTCTGTCTGCTACATCTGCATCATCTGGCGTCTGAGCTCGTCCGACATCGCTGCAAAGCAGAGCAAGAAGACACGGGCTTTGTTTTTGTCTGTAGCGGTTTTCTCCatttttgtgttgtgttttggtccAACAAATGTTCTCCTCATAGCGCATTACATACATTTTTCTTACAGAAGCTATTCGGGGAGTATCTATTTTGTTTATCTCCTCTGCATCTGCATTAGCAGTATAAGTTGCTGCATTGATCCTCTGGTCTATTATTTTGCCTCGTCCGAATGCAAACGACACCTCTGCAACCTGTTGTGCTGCAAAGTGAATGATGATCCCTGCAGCCAAAGCACCAGCGACCAGCTCATGATGCGGGCCAGCCGAAGGGGGACCTGCACCAGTACGCTTGGAAACAGCGTCTATAGGAAGTTATTAACATAA